One Candidatus Omnitrophota bacterium genomic window carries:
- a CDS encoding LptF/LptG family permease, with amino-acid sequence MRLLEQYILRGFLAPWFWSTGVFVTLYVVIDLFDNLEDVLKAQVPFLILLEYYASLIPFIVVQTIPLAVLVATIYSLSYLNRNYEIVAMRAGGIPLLKILQPLLLFTFFISGAVLWINETYVPNNLLHAQSIREEYIEARVEQAGKKVLENVTIYGSNNTLFHLGQYNLAEEEFTHLTLLKQNEDQKPVSKIIAQSGNWAQDHWELKQVFVFQLGPRGQVVGPPEEYKTYALRIAETPADFAKGEARIEYMNIAALLRHLRTLRGTSPAVLRRLEAEWNYRLSLPLTSLIMVILGAPFALGYGRKASLLTGVALSFGLAVMYFSVTAVGMALGKGGFVPAWLGPWLGHILFGALGLGLLRRVR; translated from the coding sequence ATGAGGCTTCTGGAGCAATATATCTTGAGGGGTTTTTTGGCTCCCTGGTTTTGGTCCACAGGGGTCTTTGTCACGCTGTATGTGGTCATTGACCTCTTTGATAACCTGGAGGACGTGCTCAAGGCTCAAGTTCCTTTCCTGATCCTCCTGGAATACTACGCTTCGCTGATCCCGTTTATTGTGGTGCAGACCATTCCCCTGGCAGTTCTTGTGGCCACCATCTATTCTCTGAGCTATCTGAACCGGAATTATGAAATCGTGGCCATGCGGGCCGGCGGCATTCCCCTCCTGAAGATCCTCCAGCCACTGCTTCTCTTTACTTTTTTTATTTCGGGAGCCGTATTGTGGATCAACGAAACCTATGTCCCCAATAATCTTCTCCATGCCCAAAGCATTCGCGAGGAATATATCGAGGCCCGTGTCGAACAGGCCGGCAAAAAGGTTCTGGAGAATGTCACCATCTACGGCTCAAACAACACCCTTTTCCATCTGGGGCAATACAATCTGGCGGAAGAGGAATTTACCCACCTAACCCTTCTGAAGCAAAATGAGGACCAGAAACCCGTGTCCAAGATTATCGCCCAAAGCGGAAACTGGGCACAGGATCACTGGGAACTAAAGCAAGTCTTTGTGTTCCAGCTGGGGCCCAGGGGCCAAGTCGTGGGCCCGCCGGAGGAATACAAAACTTATGCGCTTCGGATCGCCGAGACCCCGGCTGATTTTGCCAAAGGCGAGGCGCGCATCGAATACATGAATATCGCCGCGCTCCTGAGGCATTTGCGCACCCTCAGGGGCACCAGCCCGGCCGTGCTCAGGCGTTTGGAAGCGGAATGGAATTACCGGCTTTCACTTCCCCTGACCAGCCTGATCATGGTGATTTTGGGCGCGCCCTTTGCGTTGGGCTATGGACGGAAAGCCAGCTTGCTCACGGGTGTGGCGCTAAGCTTTGGGTTGGCGGTTATGTATTTTTCCGTGACCGCAGTGGGGATGGCACTCGGCAAAGGGGGCTTTGTGCCCGCTTGGCTGGGGCCCTGGCTAGGGCATATTCTTTTCGGGGCTTTGGGGTTGGGTTTGCTCAGGCGGGTGCGTTGA
- a CDS encoding LptF/LptG family permease gives MRILRNYVLKEFLSQWLMTLSLFTFILVVGNLIKLADLLLNKGVAPIYVAQLFVQQLPFLLRYSIPMSLLAGTLLAFGRLASDNEIVAMRASGFLLYKLALPMIVVGLIFSLFCMILNDHIIPQSHFSSRRLLKELGLRNPTAMLEPGTFIRSFKGYIVFISAIEGDTLRNVRIYQPRPTGPARTIIADRGQFVLYPDQNLIQLQLLDGTTDEPNPKQAGRFYKMYFRKSSLTLDYSDVAADSRIEKKPKDMTIRELQLNSRILESEGIPPTPLEIEIHTRVAFSFASLAFVLVALPLALWAKRGERSVGLGLSLLVLVLYYLGLAGMSAVAMKEIFPVAPLIWAPNMVLAGTGILFLFRTIEQ, from the coding sequence ATGCGAATTCTAAGGAATTACGTACTCAAAGAGTTCCTGAGCCAATGGCTCATGACACTCTCCCTGTTTACCTTTATTCTCGTTGTGGGCAATCTCATTAAACTCGCGGACCTGCTTCTCAATAAGGGGGTGGCTCCGATTTACGTGGCCCAGCTTTTTGTCCAGCAACTTCCCTTTCTTTTGCGCTATTCCATCCCCATGTCCCTGCTCGCCGGGACTTTACTGGCATTCGGGCGGCTTGCCTCGGACAACGAGATTGTCGCCATGCGCGCCAGCGGCTTCTTGCTTTACAAGCTAGCGCTCCCCATGATTGTCGTGGGATTGATCTTCAGCCTTTTCTGTATGATCCTCAATGACCACATCATTCCCCAATCCCACTTCAGCTCGAGACGGCTCCTAAAAGAGCTGGGGCTGCGCAACCCCACTGCCATGCTCGAGCCCGGAACCTTTATCCGCTCATTCAAGGGGTATATTGTTTTTATCTCCGCAATCGAGGGAGACACTTTGCGCAACGTGCGTATCTATCAACCCCGGCCCACGGGCCCTGCGCGCACCATCATCGCGGATCGCGGGCAGTTCGTGTTATACCCGGATCAGAATCTGATCCAGCTTCAGCTTTTGGACGGAACCACGGACGAACCCAACCCGAAACAGGCAGGCCGCTTTTACAAAATGTATTTCCGGAAATCCTCCCTGACACTGGATTATTCCGACGTTGCGGCCGACAGCCGCATTGAGAAAAAGCCCAAGGACATGACCATCCGTGAGCTGCAATTGAACTCCAGGATTCTGGAATCCGAGGGCATCCCCCCCACCCCTTTAGAGATTGAGATCCACACGCGCGTGGCCTTTTCTTTTGCCAGTCTCGCCTTTGTGCTTGTGGCTCTGCCCCTTGCCCTTTGGGCCAAGCGGGGGGAGCGTTCCGTGGGCTTGGGTCTGAGCCTGCTCGTTTTGGTGCTCTATTATCTTGGTTTGGCTGGGATGAGCGCTGTGGCCATGAAGGAGATTTTCCCTGTAGCGCCCCTGATATGGGCGCCGAATATGGTTTTGGCCGGAACCGGCATCCTTTTCCTATTCAGGACGATTGAACAATGA